In Pirellulales bacterium, a single genomic region encodes these proteins:
- a CDS encoding twin-arginine translocation signal domain-containing protein, whose product MDPRDSAATVPRRDFLKGAAAVAAAATVSSASAEQSPAKPSKTIGIQVGAVSFVDEGVDQVLDILQERGHVNTIYLATFTYGRGIAGRQVPGQPLPDHGKQQYDQDTFHGGNYATPHAAFYEKTALKQTKAPDFGDYDVLAEVLPKAKQRGLRVYCWYEDVFRTDIAGVQPLREIDLQGRPTATLCTLNPDYKNFIAGMTADFCKSYDIDGVMWGSERQGPLNNAIGASHAGRADPNRVTCFCEHHQKAARVRGIDVPRAMEGYKKLAQFVTAAQAGNRPSDGYFVTFWRLLVEYPELIAWEKLWTDGQHAIYQDVYDTAKKSKPAAQVGFHIWHANSFAPFFRAEQDYAKMATYADELKIVAYNLCGGPRYAGAIESVHNTVFRDLSREEVFSFFNRILSYEHERPLADLPTTGLSADYVARETRRAVEGVENRRVEHPPWRGLSPFVESAKQKGSVPLSADGSRIGSKCKILPGIDIDIPTARDQKKTTPQDVYDSTTAALKSGASGVIFSRKYSEMRLDNLSAGGRAVKEFLG is encoded by the coding sequence ATGGATCCGCGTGATTCCGCCGCGACCGTCCCCCGCCGCGATTTTCTCAAAGGCGCCGCTGCGGTGGCGGCGGCCGCCACGGTTTCGTCCGCCTCCGCCGAGCAAAGCCCTGCGAAGCCGAGCAAGACCATCGGCATTCAGGTCGGCGCCGTTTCCTTTGTCGACGAAGGGGTCGATCAGGTTCTCGATATTCTCCAAGAGCGCGGCCACGTCAACACGATCTACCTGGCCACGTTCACCTACGGCCGCGGCATCGCTGGCCGGCAAGTGCCGGGCCAACCGCTGCCAGATCACGGCAAGCAGCAATACGACCAGGACACATTCCACGGCGGCAACTACGCCACTCCCCATGCCGCGTTTTACGAGAAGACCGCGCTCAAGCAAACCAAGGCCCCGGATTTCGGCGACTACGACGTTCTCGCTGAAGTCCTGCCGAAGGCCAAGCAGCGCGGGCTGCGAGTGTACTGCTGGTATGAAGACGTTTTTCGCACGGACATCGCGGGAGTCCAGCCTCTGCGGGAGATCGACCTCCAGGGTCGCCCGACCGCCACGCTCTGCACGCTAAATCCCGATTACAAAAACTTCATCGCCGGGATGACGGCCGACTTCTGCAAGTCGTACGATATCGACGGCGTCATGTGGGGCTCGGAGCGCCAAGGACCGCTCAACAACGCCATCGGCGCCTCGCACGCCGGCCGGGCCGACCCGAATCGCGTAACCTGCTTCTGCGAACACCATCAGAAAGCGGCTCGAGTTCGCGGCATCGACGTGCCGCGGGCCATGGAAGGCTATAAGAAACTGGCGCAATTCGTCACCGCCGCGCAAGCCGGCAATCGTCCGTCCGACGGCTATTTCGTCACCTTCTGGCGGCTGCTGGTCGAGTATCCCGAGTTGATCGCTTGGGAAAAACTCTGGACCGACGGGCAGCACGCGATCTACCAGGATGTGTACGACACCGCGAAGAAGAGCAAACCCGCTGCCCAGGTCGGCTTCCATATCTGGCACGCTAACTCCTTCGCCCCTTTCTTCCGCGCCGAGCAAGATTACGCGAAGATGGCCACCTATGCCGACGAACTCAAGATCGTCGCCTACAACCTCTGCGGCGGCCCGCGCTACGCCGGCGCGATCGAAAGCGTTCACAACACCGTCTTTCGCGATCTATCGCGCGAAGAAGTCTTCAGCTTCTTCAACCGCATCCTCAGCTACGAGCACGAGAGGCCGCTCGCGGACCTTCCCACGACCGGCCTCTCCGCCGACTACGTCGCCCGCGAAACGCGGCGCGCCGTCGAAGGCGTCGAGAACCGTCGGGTGGAACATCCGCCGTGGCGGGGACTGTCCCCTTTTGTGGAGTCCGCGAAACAAAAGGGGTCTGTCCCCCTCTCCGCGGACGGTTCTCGGATAGGCTCCAAGTGCAAGATTCTCCCCGGCATCGACATCGACATCCCGACCGCCCGCGACCAGAAAAAGACGACGCCCCAGGACGTCTACGACTCGACGACCGCCGCCCTCAAGTCCGGCGCCTCGGGCGTGATCTTCTCCCGCAAATACTCGGAAATGCGCCTCGACAACCTCTCCGCCGGCGGGCGGGCGGTGAAAGAGTTTCTAGGGTAG